The genomic interval CACATTTGGCACAGAAGTATTTGCATCTGTGGACTGCAGTGAAACCAGAGATCCCAGACGTTAAAAACATGCACTTATGGAAAGGAACTGCACGTTCCACGTTGGAACATCAATAGCCTTGTGCACttacagcaggaaaacacaTAATTACAGCTTTAAAAAATGCCACAAACATTTTGTAGATAAAACAGACTTCACCGCTCTAAGAAATAATACTGTGTCAGTTCCATCTTGGGCTGAAGCCTGCTGGGCATGGACTGGAAGGTAAGAACTTGTAGCATGCTGCTTCTTGAGCGTGCCAGGAGGCCAAGAGGAGCAGTCCCCACAACGGAATGCTGTAGATAAAGGTAAGACATGGAAAATACGCAGGAACAGGAACACAGTCTAGATGTAGGCAATTCCAAAACTATGCTTGCAATGACGGGCTGCTGTTAGCAGTACAGGAGCCATCCAACAGCAGCCGCAGCGTAGGAATTAGTCGTCAATAGTTGGCAACCAGAAGGCCTACACAGGAGGAAAGAACACATCTTTTCATAGCAGAACACAAATCTCCCCTACAGCACCCTATAGGAGCTGGCACCTTCTGTAAGCACACATGAGAGGCACTGAGACTTCTCAGATTCATCTCTGGAAGGGTCAGCACCTCACGGAGCTCAGAGGAACTTAAAGCCCATTTCCTTACCATATTGGAACATGCGCTAGCAAAAGTCATGAATTTTGGATTGAACTGCAGACAGGTTATAGGACCTGTGTGTTTTCCATCTAGGACAGCCACCTTCATCCCACTTTCCCCATTCCAAACGTGGATCTTCCCATCCTCCGAACCTGAAGGTAAGAGTGGAAAACAAGATATGCAAGATGCACTGGAGAGGTCAGCAGAGGAAATGaagagcatttttttctgtcagaacTTTAGGAACAGGCAGGTCTCAACTTTGTAACACAACCTTTAGCGTTCTCCAAGTGTCACCAGGTCACGTACAAAACATCAGAGAGTTAACACACCTGTATCCAAACAGCAGGTTTGTACCTTTGCACTGCAGAGACTCAACTACACAACAGGGCAACACTGTTCAGGCAAAGATGTTAACTACTGTCACCCAGTAGGAAAGGAGAGCTGACACCTCCAGCAATGCAGGAGAGACCCCGGCCAACCTGCACCAATGTGCAGAGCCCAAGTGCTGGGGGAAGAGTCATTGTTCACACAAGTTCTCAGTTCAGACACAGGTAAATGTCTCACTCAGTGGGCACAGAATCAAACCAAAGCCTGTAGCATGGAAGGTAACCAGATTTCAATGCACTAAGCCAAATACCAGAAGCTTCCCTGGAGATGTCAACTCTCCACATTACTATAATGGGCTAagtttttcactttaaaattacGTTTTTCAAGCTCTGAGGCTGAGAACTTTACATTTTTGTAATTCAGTTCGGCTTTAGACTCATTTTAAATATGATTCCTAACAAATATgcaaagcattttcttctgcttctgtaTTTACGCCTATAgcctttcaggaaaaaaaaattaagaagcaCAAGTTACAACTTAACTGTAGGGAAAAACTGAAGAGGAATAAGTGGTTTGGAACTTCTACTACTGTTTTAATTTGAAAGAGAACAACAGGAAGGTAAATATGTGCAATAAAGTGCTCTCCAGAGACAGactaaacaaaaaaccccacccctcTTCTCTGCAATCAGGAAGTTCTCAGccagaacaaaagaaaagaaattttgccAAGATCATCAGTCATCCAGAAAAAACGAGTATCTGGATACCAAATTACCACAAAGTTAAACATATTTGATATATCAGCCAcagaaataagaacaaaaataaagttCTAGGAAGGGGCAGCACCACACAGACTCATCTGACTCATGTCCACAGGTCCTGTTGGGCAGCAGGCGACTGAAGTGCTTATTTTGGGCTTATTTGCTGCCCAAGGTGCAGCACCAGGCTGTACAAGAGTTTCAAACTGCTTTTTGCCACCTGCTTCCCTCAGAAGTCCATCTGCAGAGGGCCGGGGAATCATACACTGGGAGCCACCAGGGTGATGCCTACAGCTTCTATCAAGGGTTAAGAAATTGTTCCACAGACATGGGGGTTTACAAGAGCCACATGAACAAactgcagctgccccagcatGTCACCAGAGCAGGAACACCCCTGGAGGTGGTACAAACGCACCAAGCTACAAGACCAGTCACCCAAGCACAAACAGGTGCTTTGGTCACCAGGAAACAGGGAATGGCCACAACACAGCCACAAAATGTTTTGAGGAAGCACATGAGGGCATCCTAGCCACAGGGCGAGGACCACTGACAAATTATGTGACAGGTCTTCCCACATTACAACAGTTTCCTGGTTTCTTATCTATTTTGGAACAGCATTTATACATAAGTAAAAACAATAAGACTTATTGCAGGCTCTTTTACGTTTCAGTCTAGAGAACACTGAGCAATCTAACAGAACACTGTCAGTGCAAAGAAAGCTTACAGCTGCAttgtattatttaaataaattctgCCTCCCAACAGACACAGCTTTAGCCCTACATAACACACCTAATTTCAGAGCACTGAAATTCTTGCCAAGAATTATCTTACCTATCATGATGAACTGAGAGTCTGGTGTGAATGATGCCTCCAGCGTGACAGCCTTACTATTGTTATAACCCTATGGCACAAAACAGGAGAATATGTAGTAGAGAGTGTGTCCACAGCAAGCTCACAGCCAAAGGGCACCTGCTCCCCAAACTAATACCAAGTTTTCCAGGAAGTACCACAGGCAGCAGGCTCACCCCAAACGTGTGCAGGACAGCTCCTTTGAAGGCATCAATCAGCCGAATGAAACCGCCGTTCGTCGAGATGAGGATGAGTTTCCCATCATTGCTGAACTTCAGGCCTGTCCACTCACACGTGCGGTCATATTGCATCTTAAATGTAGCAAACGGCCCCTGCAGAGAGAAAGTGGGAAATATGAGGAAGACTCTGCATTGCTGTCAACAAGAATCTGCTTTTaacctttaaaagaaaatccttaGCCCTAAGGTACCAAAAGACAGTGTCAGGGCAAACAAGTCACCGCATGTGTAAGTTTCAACAGATGAATCCAgtttccaaagcaaaaaaagagtGCAATAGGCTGTTTCAATCCAATAGTTTCACACTCTACCACAATCAAcatcagaaattaaattaagaaaGGAAGACGTTTTTGAACAAGGCTGCTAAATGAAATTAGAGAAAGAGTTTGAGCCAGTGTAATCATTATCTGAGTTTTGAAAACCACGGACCTAACTATGCTGAGTACTTATTCAGTTCAGCTGCTCATGCCAGTACAGTTTCCTTTGAAATTTTCATCCTTTCTGACACTCCTGGCTCAACCTTTGCCTGTGTTCTTCCGGAATAAGCAGCAAGGAAAGAAAGgccaaaaccacacaaaaaagaGCCTATGTTGGAGTCACTGAGCCAACAGCTGAGCCAGCTGGTGGGCCAGAGAACCCTGAAATAGCAAATGCCTGCTGGTGGAAAAACTCACCACTCTCACCTTTGTGTGAATAAAGGAAAGGCCCTTCCCACAATTTCTTCAGGATGAAATGTAACCTTTACACACCCCCCAGACCCTGGTTAAGAAAACTacctctcccagcagcctgtgctgtTGCATATCTGACCTGATCCCCCAACTCTGCCTCTTCCCTCGCTCAttggttcccttccctggtcccGCCTTTGTACCGCCCCCATGCCCTCAGATCACTGTAACTCTATGTAAACCTGAGCACGAGCACGCTGGGCCCTCTCTTGCATTGGATCCCCTCTGCGGAGGATGACATAAACCTCGTCTGTGGAACGCGCCATGCGGAGAGCGCTCCTTGGCTCCTTATCTCTGGTAATATTGAGCTATCTGGCTTAAAagtgtgagagtgtgtgtgtgtgtgtgtgtgtgtgtgtgtgtgtgtgtgtgtgtcctcaGCACTAAACATCTGCGGGGCTGAAAGGAGAAGCTTGCTGGTGGCTATACTGCTGCACCTGAGCGTTTTTGTGCCCAACAGTTTTGGGGAACACAGCAGCGATCTCCCTATTGCCCTAACACCACACACTTCTATATAAGCCTAAACTGGAGTTTGGAGCAGGTTCAAGAGTTAGCACTTTAACACTGGTTAAGAGTGTACCTCAGGATTTGTATCCCTTTCTGTCCATGAGATGTGTGCTTACTGAGAATTCCGTAGATGCCAAGGAGGCACCCCAGACAGTAAGCTCGAGTACACAAATCCAGCCTCTGAGCACTGAGTTTAGATTATTTCTTGCAAGATAAAAGTGTAAGAAGGAAAGTTAGGGTACCTCACCTTGTCGAAAGAGCGGAGATCATAAAGCTTCACCATTTCAGAATTGACTCCAGCAGCAAAAATCAACCCTTCTGGGTCAAAAGAACACACAGGCTTCCCTTGGAGATGCATTAAACCCTAGAAAGAGAAATAGCCAGAATTAACTTGCAAGACTGATGCTCACATTTCTACCACCATCCTTTGAGCCCACTGTGAGCAGGACAGCAGATTAGGGGTGGAACAATTAATTCCAATTGTAAATACTGAGGTTTTACAAAGGTTCAGAACTCAGCTTTCTCAACTTCAGGTCACCATACAGAGCTTCCGTGACAAAGTTTAcaccaaaacaaatcaaaacctCATTCAAGGTGTCATGCACTCCAAAAGTCCCCAGAGAAGGGAGGCTCATATGGCTGTCTTAATAACCATACCAGGCAGCACCACAAAACACTGCTGCTGGGATCAACAGCAATGCTCTACCACTTACAGCTGcacaagagaggaaaaaaaatactttgaaagcAAGGGAGTATCGCTGCTGAGCTTTACATGCCTGTTTAATGAAAACTCATATCTGCTGGAAGCCAACAGACTTACATATTAAAATTGACAGGTTACTACCAGTGCTTATTTTTAATGTTACCTTTTCCTTAAGTCACATAGTAGAAAACAGTTGAGAAAATTTGGTAAAAgccaacaaaatattttaattttaattgtaaTTTTCTGTATCCTGACTAGCAGTCTGTGCATGTTAGTCAAGCATTTTTATGAACTGCATGCACCTAAACAAGAACACACCTTTGATTAAATATATGTAATACATTGAACaagtttctgcatttttctttctttctgcattCTTCTCTACATAAAGTCTAGAGACTTCACTACTTCTCTTCTTTCCCACGTAGGTCAGCTTTCCCTGTGCTCTCTGTCGGTGAGGCAGTGAGCTTAGTCAATGCTAAGGAGCTCTGGTTTCCCGGGAATGGGAATATTTCCAGGCAGTATGGCTGCCATCTCACGGACCAACTGAAAACTACAAGTAACGCTTCCTCAACCTGTTTCCCAAACTTGGCTGGATGCAGCTTCCAGTAACAAGTCCTTGTTTTATCATTCTTACACGTTCAGGCATTAGCATAAATCACAGAATTGCTACTGCACTTACAACGCTACCTCATCTGCAGCAACTTGGAGATGGAGATACATCCCAAGGGAAACCTACACACTGGAGTTAAAGGCATACTCCCCCAAAAATAGCAGAATTAAGATC from Aphelocoma coerulescens isolate FSJ_1873_10779 chromosome 12, UR_Acoe_1.0, whole genome shotgun sequence carries:
- the WDR82 gene encoding WD repeat-containing protein 82, which codes for MKLTDNVLRSFRVAKVFRENSDKINCFDFSPNGETVISSSDDDSIVLYDCQEGKPKRTLYSKKYGVDLIRYTHAANTVVYSSNKIDDTIRYLSLHDNKYIRYFPGHTKRVVALSMSPVDDTFISGSLDKTIRLWDLRSPNCQGLMHLQGKPVCSFDPEGLIFAAGVNSEMVKLYDLRSFDKGPFATFKMQYDRTCEWTGLKFSNDGKLILISTNGGFIRLIDAFKGAVLHTFGGYNNSKAVTLEASFTPDSQFIMIGSEDGKIHVWNGESGMKVAVLDGKHTGPITCLQFNPKFMTFASACSNMAFWLPTIDD